In one Lolium rigidum isolate FL_2022 chromosome 3, APGP_CSIRO_Lrig_0.1, whole genome shotgun sequence genomic region, the following are encoded:
- the LOC124700155 gene encoding uncharacterized protein LOC124700155, with translation MGGSRRKFKRSRTKVRVGLPRKKPREFKPAFDLPEALAAAAAAKHDGGHAPSWDAEGTVVKNYAAFGVVSNPNLLGAHSRGTARLVQSEDLQNPKLEEIRAATVEFGHIDNGSEDECDDLKSALGKKRRDGKSAPLEPLTKVQRICIGRLIEKYGDNYKAMFMDTKLNAMQHSVGTLKKLCERYHVCGKSFLYPL, from the exons ATGGGGGGCTCGCGGCGCAAGTTCAAGCGctcccgcaccaaggtgcgcgtcgGGTTGCCGCGCAAGAAGCCGCGCGAGTTCAAGCCGGCCTTCGACCTGCCGgaggcgctcgccgccgccgccgccgccaaacatGACGGCGGCCATGCGCCGAGCTGGGACGCGGAAGGCACCGTGGTGAAGAACTACGCCGCCTTCGGGGTGGTGTCCAACCCTAACCTGCTCGGCGCTCACTCCCGGGGCACGGCGCGCCTCGTCCAGAGCGAGGACCTGCAGAACCCCAAACTCGAAGAAAttcgcgccgccaccgtcgagttCGGGCACATCGACAACGGAAGCGAAGACGAGTGCGATG ATCTAAAATCTGCACTTGGGAAGAAAAGGAGGGATGGCAAATCTGCGCCTTTGGAGCCGTTGACTAAAGTTCAACGTATTTGTATTGGCAGATTAATAGAGAAGTATGGTGATAACTACAAG GCCATGTTCATGGATACCAAGCTGAACGCGATGCAGCACTCAGTAGGTACATTGAAGAAGCTCTGCGAAAGATACCATGTTTGTGGCAAGAGTTTCCTCTATCCTTTGTAG
- the LOC124700153 gene encoding histone H2B.1-like, with product MAPKAEKKPAAKKPVEEEPAADPAAKAPAAKKPKAGKSLPAGKTAAKEGGEKRGRKKGKKSVETYKIYIFKVLKQVHPDIGISSKAMSIMNSFINDIFEKLAGEAAKLARYNKKPTITSREIQTSVRLVLPGELAKHAVSEGTKAVTKFTSS from the coding sequence ATGGCGCccaaggccgagaagaagccggCGGCCAAGAAGCCCgtcgaggaggagccggcggcggATCCGGCGGCGAAGGCGCCTGCCGCGAAGAAGCCCAAGGCCGGGAAGAGCCTCCCGGCGGGCAAGACCGCCGCCAAGGAGGGCGGCGAGAAGAGGGGCcgcaagaagggcaagaagagcgTCGAGACCTACAAGATCTACATCTTCAAGGTGCTCAAGCAGGTCCACCCCGACATCGGCATCTCCTCCAAGGCCATGTCCATCATGAACTCCTTCATCAACGACATCTTCGAAAAGCTTGCCGGCGAGGCCGCCAAGCTCGCCCGCTACAACAAGAAGCCCACCATCACCTCCCGGGAGATCCAGACCTCCGTGCGCCTCGTCCTCCCCGGCGAGCTCGCCAAGCACGCCGTCTCTGAGGGCACCAAGGCCGTCACCAAGTTCACCTCATCTTAG
- the LOC124700154 gene encoding histone H3.2 produces the protein MARTKQTARKSTGGKAPRKQLATKAARKSAPATGGVKKPHRFRPGTVALREIRKYQKSTELLIRKLPFQRLVREIAQDFKTDLRFQSSAVSALQEAAEAYLVGLFEDTNLCAIHAKRVTIMPKDIQLARRIRGERA, from the coding sequence ATGGCCCGCACGAAGCAGACGGCCCGCAAGTCGACCGGCGGCAAGGCCCCACGCAAGCAGCTCGCCACCAAGGCGGCGCGCAAGTCCGCCCCAGCCACCGGCGGCGTGAAGAAGCCGCACCGCTTCAGGCCCGGCACCGTGGCGCTGCGCGAGATCCGCAAGTACCAGAAGAGCACGGAGCTGCTCATCCGCAAGCTGCCCTTCCAGCGCCTCGTCCGCGAGATCGCGCAGGACTTCAAGACCGACCTCCGGTTCCAGAGCTCCGCCGTGTCGGCGCTGCAGGAGGCCGCCGAGGCGTACCTCGTGGGGCTGTTCGAGGACACCAACCTCTGCGCCATCCACGCCAAGCGCGTCACCATCATGCCCAAGGACATCCAGCTCGCGCGCCGCATCAGGGGCGAGAGGGCCTAG